The Pan paniscus chromosome 1, NHGRI_mPanPan1-v2.0_pri, whole genome shotgun sequence genome has a segment encoding these proteins:
- the LOC100984086 gene encoding putative olfactory receptor 2W5, translating to MGKDNASYLQAFILVGFSDRPGLEKILFAVILIFCILTLVGNTAIILLLVMDVRLHTPMYFFLRNLSFLDLCFTTSIAPQLLWNLGGPEKTITYHGCVAQLYIYMMLGSTECVLLVVMSYDRYVAVCRSRHYMAVMRPHLCLQLVTVAWCCGFLNSFIMCPQTMQLSRCGRRRVDHFLCEMPALIAMSCEETMLVEAIHLCPGGGSPPGAALPHPHLLWRDCSRGAEDEVSSRAKESLPHLLFSPHSGLSLLRNHHLRVPEAGQQLLPRSGEVPDSLLHHPHSQHQPPHLHFEE from the coding sequence ATGGGAAAGGACAATGCCAGTTACCTACAGGCATTCATCCTGGTGGGCTTTTCTGATCGGCCTGGACTAGAGAAAATTCTCTTTGCTGTTATCTTGATCTTCTGCATCCTGACCCTGGTGGGCAACACTGCCATCATCCTCTTGCTGGTCATGGATGTCAGGCTCCACACACCCATGTACTTCTTTCTTAGGAATCTGTCTTTCTTAGATCTCTGCTTTACAACAAGCATTGCCCCTCAGCTGCTGTGGAACCTGGGGGGTCCAGAGAAGACCATCACCTACCACGGCTGTGTGGCCCAACTCTACATCTACATGATGCTGGGCTCCACCGAGTGTGTCCTCCTGGTTGTCATGTCCTATGACCGCTATGTGGCCGTCTGCCGGTCCCGGCACTACATGGCAGTCATGCGCCCACATCTTTGCCTGCAGCTGGTGACTGTGGCCTGGTGCTGTGGCTTCCTAAACTCCTTCATCATGTGTCCTCAGACGATGCAGCTCTCCCGGTGTGGACGTCGCAGGGTGGACCACTTCCTGTGTGAGATGCCTGCTCTTATTGCCATGTCCTGTGAGGAAACCATGCTGGTAGAAGCGATTCACCTTTGCCCTGGGGGTGGCTCTCCTCCTGGTGCTGCTCTCCCTCATCCTCATCTCCTATGGCGTGATTGCAGCCGCGGTGCTGAGGATGAAGTCAGCAGCAGGGCGAAAGAAAGCCTTCCACACCTGCTCTTCTCACCTCACAGTGGTCTCTCTCTTCTACGGAACCATCATCTACGTGTACCTGAAGCCGGCCAACAGCTACTCCCAAGATCAGGGGAAGTTCCTGACTCTCTTCTACACCATCCTCACTCCCAGCATCAACCCCCTCATCTACACTTTGAGGAATAA